In one window of Gossypium hirsutum isolate 1008001.06 chromosome A01, Gossypium_hirsutum_v2.1, whole genome shotgun sequence DNA:
- the LOC107898269 gene encoding receptor-like protein 9b: MTKEEFYAEMRIFDVSNNKMTGKIPNGIDAKVLLLQSNSFEGQIPCEGFFNAQVVDISHNFLSGQAPSCLISKAFSYVKLLNLRDNRLSGNIPAEISFFPSLRILLLGNNRFNGLIPRQLCQLRDISIMDLSNNFFSGSIPSCLSNVSFGNYFSYSCGNLTFSYWNIRHEDGYSDLYPLVRLYDFTSFWDNVKLEDQYVFNIDFVTKNSLLSFKGNILSYMSGLDLSCNNLTGAIPQSLGKLFSIRALNLSHNHLTGHIPVSLSNLSQIESLDFSYNNLSGRIPSELVDLNFLAVFSVAHNNLSGRIPDKGQFATFGINSYKGNPFLNGLPSEKNRIKPVEILLSSDETEEKWYDIDRTFFISSFVATYGVFLLTFGALLYINPYWRRWWFRFIENFIYSS; encoded by the coding sequence ATGACAAAAGAGGAATTTTATGCTGAGATGCGAATTTTTGATGTTAGCAACAACAAAATGACTGGAAAGATTCCTAATGGAATAGATGCTAAAGTTCTTTTACTGCAGAGCAATTCTTTTGAAGGCCAAATTCCATGCGAAGGATTTTTTAATGCCCAAGTTGTTGATATTTCTCATAACTTTCTATCGGGACAAGCACCTTCATGCTTAATATCCAAGGCTTTTTCATATGTTAAGTTGTTGAACTTAAGAGATAATAGATTGTCAGGAAATATTCCTGCAGAAATTAGTTTTTTCCCTAGCCTAAGAATTCTTTTGTTAGGAAATAATCGTTTCAATGGCCTGATTCCAAGACAATTGTGTCAATTAAGAGACATAAGCATAATGGATCTTTCCAACAACTTCTTTTCTGGGTCAATACCAAGTTGCTTGAGTAATGTCTCCTTTGGCAATTATTTCAGTTATTCCTGCGGAAATTTAACGTTTTCTTATTGGAATATCAGGCATGAAGATGGTTACAGTGATCTATATCCCCTTGTACGACTTTATGACTTTACTAGTTTCTGGGACAATGTTAAGTTAGAAGATCAGTATGTGTTTAATATAGACTTTGTCACTAAAAATAGTCTACTTTCTTTCAAAGGAAACATTCTGAGTTACATGTCTGGATTAGATTTGTCATGTAACAATCTGACAGGCGCAATTCCTCAGAGTCTCGGGAAGTTGTTCTCCATTCGTGCACTCAACTTATCCCACAATCATCTGACAGGGCATATCCCAGTTTCGCTGTCAAATCTATCCCAAATTGAGAGTTTGGATTTTTCTTACAACAATTTAAGTGGAAGAATCCCATCAGAGTTGGTCGATCTGAACTTCTTGGCAGTCTTCAGTGTCGCGCACAATAATTTATCAGGCAGAATTCCAGACAAAGGGCAATTCGCAACATTTGGAATCAACAGTTATAAAGGAAATCCATTTCTTAATGGGCTGCCATCAGAGAAGAACCGCATCAAACCTGTAGAGATACTATTATCATCAGATGAAACTGAAGAAAAATGGTATGATATTGATCGTACATTTTTCATTTCAAGTTTTGTTGCAACGTACGGTGTCTTCTTATTGACTTTTGGGGCTCTTCTCTACATCAACCCTTATTGGCGAAGGTGGTGGTTTCgtttcattgaaaattttatttacagCTCTTAA